A window of Rutidosis leptorrhynchoides isolate AG116_Rl617_1_P2 unplaced genomic scaffold, CSIRO_AGI_Rlap_v1 contig107, whole genome shotgun sequence genomic DNA:
GACCAATTCTTCGGTAGTCCTTTAATGCATCGGGATTCGAATCTTCAACTACGAAATCCTCTGTCTTCACACTGGTGAGGCTCGCTCTTGCTGTTCGTATAGCTCTTATTCCTTCGAATCGGATGATCTCTTGTACGACGAAATGCAAGAGCGTCGTTTTTCCGTCGATTCCCTTTACATCGGAAAGTTTTAAAAGCGTATCTAGCCTAAAGGCCATTGCACCACCTCGGTATGTACCATCATTCATTCGATTTCCAGTCTTGAGAACTGCTTCTAGAAGCTTTAGGAATAGCCTGCTGCTTCTTAGGTTTTTGCAAGCCACCTCAAGTGTTAGGAAGCAATCCTTAAGCCCTGTGACTTCTTCCTGAGCCGAACTCATGAACACTAATGCCTCAATTCTTTTGAAAGCAAATGGGATTTCAATCAGTACTTTGAGAAACCGTTCAGCGGGGCCCAGTTGAGAAAGATCTCCGGCGAATAACCTAAGTTTCAGTTCCTCCTCTGATGTTGGTGCCATCTTTAACAAAGTTCCAAGCAACTCCACTGGAAGCTCATTGCCTGATTCAATGAATAAAAAAACATTGAAAAATTCTCCCTACTTATTAGAATAGTAGTCGTGTTTCCTTTGAGAGACAAATAAAAAGTGGATGTACAACTAATGGACTTTTATGCTTACCTTCATGGAGGGCATCAACTACTTCTTCCGTTGTGACATTCAATGCTCGTAGAAGAATCGATAAATTCTGCGCTTTTCGCCTATCGATAATCTGAATAAACTGGGATGAGGATTCTGCACATTCTTTCTTTCGATTCTTTCCCTTACTGTCGCTGGTGTAACCAAAACAACGATTCTATCATTTCCTCATTGAACCTGCAAAGTTTTTTGTACCATAACTCAATCATTCTCATAATAATTCAATAAAAAAATTCTagctaatataagtttgtatgttctTACTGAAACGATCCTGCACTGATCTCATGCCAAACCATTTGCTGACCAGGGCTAGCCATAACCTTATCCCAGAAAAATGGCTTTAGTTTTGTTCTAGAAGATACAGATTCGTTATCAGGATTATTCGAAACACAAGAACCGCTCTGTACTCTCCGATGAGGCCCTAGAGGTGAAGGTTTCGGCGGGGCAGGAGGTGGACGAATACCTTTAAAAGGTGGCGGAGCTGGTGACATGACTTAGGTGGAGGAGCTGGTGGAGGTTTAGGAGGAGAAGCCGCCGGTGCCGGTGGTGGGACCGGAGGTGGAGGAATTTGTTTTCCTGGAGGAGGTTTTAGGGGAAGTTTTGGCAGATTTGGCAATTGCAAGACAGAATTAACTACTTCTGATGATGGAGAATTATCCGAATCGAGATTTTCCGTCTTGATAGACAAATTGCTAGCAATGGCGGTACTCTTTGTACTATTTGTTCTGAAATCCTTGAAACTAGAATTTCCTATACTTACAGACATCGACGAagaacctgaaagaaaaatgaaaagatCGAAATTTTCAGAATAGGAAAAACAAATAAACACAATTTTGAGTAGTGGTACCTGAGAGATCACTCATGGTTACGCCGAGAAGCGGCCTATCACCAGCACTTGGGCCCACTGTCTCAATAGTAGCAGGTGGGAAGCAACATAGGAAGAACAAGGCGACGATTATGAAAGTCGACGTGGCATTCAGTGCTATAGCAATATACAATTCTGTTCTACTTTCTTCATGATTATGATGTTTAGAATCAGTTTCAGAAGCAGAATCACCGGCTAGGATTCGTCTAGGAGCATTTGGAAAATAGAAAAGCAGCTCGAACCTCCTGATGAACCAATGCTTCATGCCGAATTGAATTTTATGATTATCACTATTTGCTCTAGTTGTGTTATGGAAATGCAAATTAATGTCTTTTGAAAGATCTTTTCTGTCTATCAACTCTTTTCTGCTATGAAATCTCTTTCTGGCTGCCTGTCATGACAAATTTTCTTTAAATATACATGGAGAATTTTCGCAGCCATCTTTTCTTGAAGATACAATTCTCAATACATTTGCATAACAAGGTACAATTTAACTTTTGCGAAAAATACTTATGTAGCGAAAAAATAACAAATGTGCTCAAAAGTAAATCGAAAGCAATCAAAAGGGCAAACTCTAGTACACTTATAAGGCTCTTCGCTTTGGGGGTAATTCGAAAGCAATTGGTAAAGAAAAATTTATATGAAGAATGAGAACATACCAAATCTTTGGATATTTCAGGGGATTTCAAGGCAGAAGAAGTTTGTAATTTTCTCCTTTTCTTGCCATGAATATTGTTTCCAGAAGCCAACGGGAAAAGTAGAAATAAGAAAACAAGTGTGTGAGCAGGTCTTCTCATTTCCATTCCCTATGATCAATTTCACCATTGTAAACAAATAGCTCTTCTCATTTCACCCCCATAGAATAAATTAATTAGCTTTTTTCTTCATAGGTCTCTCCCCATCTCCTGCAACAAAAATGCATTATCCAATGTTTCTTGAAACCTAGAAAACTCTAGAAAACCAATAATGTTTTTTAACAAGAAGCTGGGCCTTGTATATCTTGCCGATTAATCCAGGTAATATTGACGCACCAGAATAAAATCCTGAGGAACTgcatcataattttttttttcctgattttcttttcttcaaggttttttttttttttttttggttctcCTCAGGATTTTTTGTTTGTGCTTCAAAATGTTACCTGTTTCTCGGAGACAGAGGAGAAACAAATTGTCACACAGCAGAAAAAAGGACATGACAAGAAGTAATGTGGGGCTCCTAATATCCTTCAGTTTGTTTTGTttccatatatataaatatgtttaacTCCTCTTCTTAGATTATTTttctatctatttatttatttactaatacttgtaatattttaatttaatatttctGTCTGTTGTTTGTCATTTTAATTTGAGTAGTGCACTCGAGTCAACATTTTTAATTTTTGGAAAAAATTCAAGTCAACTTATGTGTCTGAGAAAATAATGATACAAAATTCAGAAATATAGGACATTACGCAGGAATTAAGGAGGTGCTGAGTTTTGACTTCATGACCATGAGaggattattatttctattttagAAAATATTATCTGTATATAAAATTCTCTTTTAATAAGATAGTATAAGATGAAAAATAGAAAAGATGAACGTATAAGAAGTTGGACTATTGGGAAATCAAAGATCAAGATTTACTGTAACTTATTTCATCCGACTCGGAATCTGAACGTTGCTGTTGAAGCTCATTATCAAACACAAGTCACTCTCCTCGAAATAAGCATCGACAATTGTTCTTAAACGAGATTATAGTCGCAGTAAGTAAATAAAAATGGCATCAAGTGTGTcaagaccaacaacaacaataacaaaaccaCAAGTAAATCAGGCGTACTGTACACATAGGCTTTCAAATTTCACTTCCCTAAGCATATCATCAGTATTTTATACCTGCTCACTGCAATTCATCTTCAGTGACCTTCTTCCCGCATTTCTCTCATCTAAGGATCTGCACAAGCACGTTTAATATTCATTATGGAATAATAGACAAATCGATTGAGACCAAACATATAGGAGCTGTCTCAATACTGCATTCTTCTTTCTTTTTCATATTATAGAGAATATTAAACAAACCTGTTTGCTTGCTACCACTTTCTGTTCGCCCTTTCTTGTTTTCAGCTGGAGTGCTCGAGGAGAAAGTCCGCTTACCTCCATTCTTGTTCTGCACTTCTTTATCAGGCAATATGTTCTTAAGGCTTTGAGCGTTAGTGCTCTGTTGACAGTTTTCCCATTCGTTTTGAATCAGCTTCATAAAGTGGACATCTGCATATTCTGATTCAAGCTTGTAATCCTTAATGCAATTAAGGACAGCTGTCAGATCGGAGATCCTTTTGTTTCTAGCTTCATTCTTTGCTGCACTTAATCCTTTTCCAACCATGATGGTCTTGCTAGCATTATTCTCAGAATGCTTCACAAAATCTTTTAGGAGTGACATGGGTGGATACTGGGCAGTCAGTTCAAATGCCAGGACAAATTTTATTGCATCAACATGTTGACCATTCTCCACAAGTTTCTGAATAAAACCTGCCACAAAACATGTTTATGAAAATTcagattaaaattattaaataaattgataaCTAAAGAAGCAAATATTGgttagcaaggaaacaaaaacctgTTATCTTATCTCCAAAGGCAAGAAGTCGCAGCACTTTAGGAGTTTCAGTATGTTGAGCAACGACCTCCAAATAATTTAAGAGTAGATTAGCATCAAAACTATCAGCTAATCCGTAAATACCCACAAGCAACAAAAATCCAAAAACCTCCAGAGAAGGATCGGTGTCAACTCCCATCTTTGTAAACCAATCCAAGGCGATTTTTTTGGCTTCATTCTTCACATCGTGTTTGATTGGAGGGGAAAGCCTCATCAATTGCTCGAGTAGGAGAATACAACTACTCCTTACAACAAGCTCTTCAAACTCTTTATCGCCTCCGCTCACATGTGGAGGATAAAATCCTTCTAACGCTTGCAAAACTAGCATAGCAGGGTCGGAAGATAACTGTAGAGCCATAAACACTTCATCTCGCATAGAACAGTGTTCCTTCCACCTTTCATTTAGAAATATTTGTAACTCCTTTCCGCCCATAGTAAAAGAAAACTGAATGTTTACATTTCTTAAACATGGAGCCTCGTTTAATGGTGGACATGTTTCTACTGGCTCGACATTCTCTTGAGAAGGTATCTTATCTTTTGACTGAGGATAATTAGACTGATTTTCAAACCGCTTCTGGttcaattctagttctctaagttcCTCATCTAACTTCTTAAATTTCCTAGCCAACTCTTCAAAATGACTATCCTTTGAAGCAGATTCTTTATCACGTTCTTGAACTTTCTTCTCTCTTAATGCCAGTTCAGTAAGCTTTTCCTCCATCTGCTTCTCCTTCAGTTTGAACTGCTCCTCAAGTTTCTTCTCCTTCAGTTTGAACTGCTCCTCAAGTTTCTTCTCTTTAGAGACAAGTTCGCGGCGTTGAACGTCGACCTGTATCTGTTTCAGTACAACTTTATTCTCTCTCGATGCCACTTCAGCAAGCGTTTCCTCTATTTGCTTCTCCTGCAATTTGAACTGGTCCTCGAATCGCTTTGCTTTAGACATAAGATCTTTGGACATTTCTTCGATTTGACCTTGTCTAATGTCCAGCTGTTTCTGATGCCATGCAACTAGTCTAGTGCTTTTTGTAACTTTCTTCTCTCTCAACGCAACTCCATCAAGCCATTCTTCTAACTGTTTCTCCTTGAGTTCAATCTGCTCCTCGAATTTCCTCTCTTCAGACACAAGTTTGCTGAACCTTTCATCAATCTGAAGACTTTTTAAAACCATCTTGGTTTGTTGAACCTCAAGCTGTTGCTGACTCAAAGCAACTCCTTTAGACCTTTCTTCAACTTGCTTCTCCTTCAATTCAAGTTCTTCCTCCCTTAGTCCAACCTTTCGGACCCATtcctcaatttttttttctttcgattcTACATTCAACTTTTCATCTGCAAGTTTCTTTTGAGCAAGTTTAAGTTGCTCCTTCTCCAATTCCAACTCTTCAGTACATTCATGGATTCTGTGCTGTCCTAAATTAATTTTTGTTGCACATTCTTCAAGTACCTCATTCTGTTCAAGCAGTCTTGTCTCCCAGGCAAGCAGTCTTGTCTCCCAGGACTTGAGTTTGTTAGATTTCTCCTCCAATTTCTTGTAATCTGATTCAATATTTTTAGAAATTGCTTCAATCTCAGCCTCCTTTTCATCCTCAAACCCATCACCGGTCGATTCTTCAACCAGAGCCAACCGTCTGTTTGTTTCAGCTAAATCCTCTGTTTTTTCACTAGAGCAAGATGGCATATTTTCTTCATTCATTGATGCAACCTAAACGAAAAAATAAACCCTTTGAAAATGGCAAAGCTAAAACAGTTGCGTCCAGAACATACTCAGTCGGGAAAACGAAAAATCGAATACTAAAAACCCGCAATTTGCCAAAAAAAGAAAAAGTCGAAGCTAAAATTCGATGATAAAGTAGCGAGCTTTACCTTAGAGAAGAATGATTTCTTGTGTACTCGAACGAAGAAGAAGGCACCTCGATGGTCGTCCAGCTCTGCTCTAGGGTTTGTGATGCGAGTGATTGCAGATGTTTTTTGCTTTCACTTTCAGCATTTGTGAGTTGCAAAGAGTGTGAGTGAGTGAGCGAGCAAACCAGAAGCCATAAACACGGTAGGAGAAGGGTATTTCGGTACATTGAGATAAAACACTGGCAGTAAGGAAACTTTACTGATCCATCGATATAACTTGACAAAAGTATAGTCCACTCATCAAATAGCTTGCCGTTTTTCTTTTTGAGTACGTATACATTACTCcctcatattttatttttaatatttttttaatttttcatatttttttattaatttaaaagttTTTCACGTATCTGCTAACGACAAAAATACCCTTCTGTTGGTAATTTTATCTGCGCGGCATCTACGTGACGCTTCGTGGGATCAATTTATGTCTAGTCAGCTAACGAAATTATATAAGTGAGATATGTATCAGTGACATATCACAAAATTTTGCCACGTCACAAAATTTTGAAAATAAAATGTGATTTTTTATTGATGTGTCAGAGTTTTTATGAGTCAGATTACACATGTCACAAATATATTGGTCCGTTTGCTGATTAGGCGTCATTAGGTGCCACATGTGCAAGATTAACGGCGGAAGGATTTGTATGGATGCTAGCGAAAAACGTGAATATTTTTTAGGCTAACGAAAAACGTGAAAGACTAAAAAAGTGTTACAAGTAAAATGTGAgggatgaaaatatatatatatattttttttatggatAACTTGCAGTTACCCACTCACATCTTTATAATGTAGACTTGTATGACTGTAATTGTCATTTCTATGGACTCAAATGCTTAGTTTTGGACAAAAAGGAGGAAACTTTACATTACGTACCCTTGTTCTGGAAGTAATTGCAAGAATGGTGTTTGATAAAATGCTTGACAGAGATTTTGACTTCATCTATCACAATGTTATCATGGTATTtggttcttgtattatctctggtaaCAGTAAGTTTCAAATATAATTGTGCATTTAAGCCATTAATGAAAATGCAGATTCTTTTATTTAAAAAAACTGAACTTTTAATCTGTTTTTTTTCCATCATCGTGGTATGTTCCCTCTACCTATAAAGTATCAGTTCACATGAACAGAGATACAAGCTTATCTATCAAACTAGCCGATGCACCACCAACACTCATATCTGTTTCTTCATTCCATGTAAATGGCTCCATTGGCTTGGTTGCTTCCAAAAGTTCCTCTGTCAATTTCGGCTTTGATGGTTCGAGTGGAGTTATAGCATGATTGTACTTTTCAGGATCTCGACAGAACTCCTGCAAATTAGGAGAAGAGAAGTATTCAAGGCAAATATGTAAGCTCTTTATTTAGAATGTCCACATCATATATTGATTACTTACTTGATCAGCATGAATTTTCTTCACAAATATCTTGAATATCCTGAAATTCGTTGCTTGTAGTAGCTTGTCTGATAAACGAAGATAGGTTACACCGAGCATTCTCAATTTTGGTGCTTCCTCCTTGTTAATTCCATTTGGCCTTGCATTTAACAGTATTTGATTATAAGCCGAGATCTATCATATCTTGG
This region includes:
- the LOC139881047 gene encoding LOW QUALITY PROTEIN: formin-like protein 3 (The sequence of the model RefSeq protein was modified relative to this genomic sequence to represent the inferred CDS: inserted 1 base in 1 codon; deleted 3 bases in 2 codons), which translates into the protein MNCSEQGMEMRRPAHTLVFLFLLFPLASGNNIHGKKRRKLQTSSALKSPEISKDLAARKRFHSRKELIDRKDLSKDINLHFHNTTRANSDNHKIQFGMKHWFIRRFELLFYFPNAPRRILAGDSASETDSKHHNHEESRTELYIAIALNATSTFIIVALFFLCCFPPATIETVGPSAGDRPLLGVTMSDLSGSSSMSVSIGNSSFKDFRTNSTKSTAIASNLSIKTENLDSDNSPSSEVVNSVLQLPNLPKLPLKPPPGKQIPPPPVPPPAPAASPPKPPPAPPPKMSPAPPPFKGIRPPPAPPKPSPLGPHRRVQSGSCVSNNPDNESVSSRTKLKPFFWDKVMASPGQQMVWHEISAGSFQFNEEMIESLFGYTSDSKGKNRKKECAESSSQFIQIIDRRKAQNLSILLRALNVTTEEVVDALHEGNELPVELLGTLLKMAPTSEEELKLRLFAGDLSQLGPAERFLKVLIEIPFAFKRIEALVFMSSAQEEVTGLKDCFLTLEVACKNLRSSRLFLKLLEAVLKTGNRMNDGTYRGGAMAFRLDTLLKLSDVKGIDGKTTLLHFVVQEIIRFEGIRAIRTARASLTSVKTEDFVVEDSNPDALKDYRRIGLKVVSGLSGELEDIKKXAAIDADSITSTVSKLRNSLAKTNEFLTNEVKNFDEEGDFGNSVSSFLERAESDIKWLTEEEKRIMALVKSTADYFHGNAGKDEGLRLFAVVRDFLVMLDKACKEVATTCIPKPVITTSKRNSPTGSPKHRKQAVDLQQQQQLFPSIKERRMHCSSSEDSDSS